Sequence from the Aromatoleum petrolei genome:
CTATCGCGACCGCCTGGACCTGGATCCGCAGCGGCTCGCCGAGATTGAGCGCCGCATCGAGGCCGTGACCGATCTTGCGCGCAAGTATCGGGTCGAGCCTGATGGCCTGCCCGACTTGCTCGACCAGTGGACACGGACGCTCGACGAACTGGTCGCGCAGGCGGACCCCGTCCATCTTGCCGAGCAGGAAGCGCAGGCAAGAGCGGCGTACGAACAGGCGGCCACACGCCTTTCGCTTGCGCGTCGCCCGGCGGCCGAGCGCCTTTCGCGCGAGGTAAGTGAAGCGATGCAGGCGCTAGCGATGGCGGGCGGTCAGTTTGCCGTGGCGCTGGAACCATGTGCGCCGTCCGCGCATGGCGTCGAGACTGTCGAGTTCCGCGTGGCTGCGAACCCGAGTCAGCCCTTGCGCTCCCTGGCAAAGGTCGCCTCGGGGGGCGAGCTGTCACGCATTGGTCTTGCGATCCAGGTCATGACGAGCCGCGATTCCGCGACGCCGACGCTCATCTTCGATGAAGTCGATGTCGGCATCGGCGGCGGTGTGGCCGAAATCGTCGGGAAGCTCCTGCACCGGCTGGGCCTGGAGCGACAGGTGCTGTGCGTCACCCATCTTCCCCAGGTCGCCGCATGCGCCGACTGGCAATGGAACATTGCCAAGTCGAACCGCGGAAACGAGGTCGTGAGTGCCGTAACGCCGCTCGAAGCCGAAGGTCGGATCGAGGAGATTGCGCGAATGCTCGGGGGAGTCAATATCACCGACACCACTCGCCGCCATGCCGCGGAAATGCTTGGGCTGAGCGCGGCGCTCTAGTCGTCGAGGGTGCTTCGGGACGTCCGCGCCCTTACAGCTTGCGATTCGGGCAGTCCTTCCTGAGGCAATCGGCGTACAGGTACAGCGAATGTTCGCGGACTGCGAAACCCCGCTCCTGTGCGATCTGATTCTGCCGGCGCTCGATCTCCGCGTCGAAAAATTCCTCCACCTTGCCGCACTGCACGCAGACGAGGTGGTCGTGATGGCCGCTCTCCTTCAACTCGAAGACGGCCTTGCCCGATTCGAAATAGTGCCGTTCCAGCAGACCCGCCTGTTCGAACTGCGTCAGGACGCGGTAGACGGTGGCAAGTCCGATGTCCATCCCCTCCGCCATAAGCAGACGATACACGTCCTCGGCGGTGAGGTGCCTCAGGTCCGACGTCTGGAACAGATCAAGGATCTTCAGGCGTGGGTAGGTGGCCTTGAGACCTATATTTTTTAGGTTTTGCGAGTTTTCTGACATGGTCGCTCTGTTGGCTTGCAGTTCGCGCGGCCGCGTGGCTGCTGGCTACGTATGATATATTTTTTCGCCTTTGTCTGAAAAAAATACGCCGTTCGGCGCCAACGACCAAGATTTCCACTCATGCGCGTATTGACTCTTCCGACGGTCGTCGCCGTCGCGGCCCTAGTGGCCGGTTGTTCCTTTACCTCGCTCACAGATCGCTTGAATCCCCATCGCGTCGACGTGCGGCAGGGCAATTACGTCGATCAGGAGATGGTCGCGCGCCTCAAAAAGGGTATGACGCGAGAGCAGGTGCGTTTCGCTCTCGGCACTCCGCTCGTGACCGACGTCTTTCACGCCGATCGCTGGGATTACGTCTATATCTTCCGCCCCGGTCGCGGTGAGCCTCAGCAGCGCGTCCTCAGTGTCTTCTTCGACGGGGACAAGCTTGACCGGGTTTCCGGCGACGTGCAGTCGGGCGATGCGTCCGGCGCAGCGGCTGCGGCGCAGACCGAGCGGTCGCGTGTGATCGAAATTCCGCCCGAAAGCAAGCAGTGACGTCGTTATTCGCATCGTCCACAGGATCTGACCGAATGAATCCCTTGCGTATTGCAGTTGCAGGCGCATCCGGCCGTATGGGGCGGATGCTGATCGAGGCCGTGCTGAACGACTGCGAGGTTGTCCTTGCTGCGGCGTTCGACCGGGCCGGAGCTCCTTTTGTCGGTCGGGATGCGGGCGAACTGGTGGGCAGCGCCTGCGGTGTCATCATCACCGACGACGTGCGCGCGGCGATCGCAGCGGCCGATTGCGTAATCGATTTCACTCGCCCAGAGGGAACCCTTGCCCATCTCGGCATCGCACGCGAGCTTGGCAAGGCGATGGTGATCGGCACGACAGGTTTTTCCGCGGCAGAGAAGGAGGTCATCGCCGCTGCAGCGAAGGATGTTCCCGTCGTGTTTGCGCCGAACATGGCTGTCGGCGTGAATGCCGTGTTCAAGCTCCTTGAGGTCGCTGCGCGTATCCTCAACGAAGGTTACGACGTGGAAGTCATTGAGGCGCATCACCGCTTCAAGGTCGATGCGCCTTCCGGCACCGCGCTGCGCATGGGCGAGGTGGTTGCGCGCGAGCTCGGGCGGAATCTCGAAGACTGTGCGATCTACGGGCGCGAAGGTGTCACGGGCGAGCGCAGGCCGGAGACGATCGGGTTTTCGACGATCCGTGGGGGAGACGTGGTGGGCGACCATACTGTCCTGTTCGCAGGCATTGGCGAGCGCATCGAGATTACGCACAAGTCCGGCAGTCGCATGCCCTACGCGCTGGGTTCGGTTCGTGCGGCGCGTTTCCTGGCGGGGCGCAAGAGCGGTATGTTCGACATGCAGGACGTTCTCGGCCTGCGCTGAGCCGTTGCGGCGGTTCTTCGCCGTCGTTGCCTCGGGCGGCGCCAAACGATACAATTCAGCGGTTTAGACAAGCGGGATTGGCCGACCAGCGGCTCGTCCCGTTTTTTTCACGTTCGGGCAGGCCGGCTGCGCCTGTCCCTGTCTTTTCGGCTGAACTCAGGAGTTTGTCGTGACTGCTTCCCCGCCCGCCCTACTAGCACTCGCCGATGGGACGGTATTTTTCGGCAAGGGAATCGGTGCGGCCGGCAGCACGGTTGGTGAGGTGATGTTCAACACCTCGATGTCCGGTTATCAGGAAATCCTCACCGACCCGAGCTACTGCCGCCAGATCGTAACGCTGACTTATCCGCACATCGGGAATACCGGCGTGAACCGCGAGGACGTGGAGTCCGGGCGTGTGCATGCGGCCGGCCTCGTCATCCGCGATCTTCCCATTCTTCCGTCCAACTTTCGCATGGGTCAGACCCTCGATGCCTATCTCAAGGCCGAGAACGTGGTCGCCATCGC
This genomic interval carries:
- a CDS encoding outer membrane protein assembly factor BamE, whose protein sequence is MRVLTLPTVVAVAALVAGCSFTSLTDRLNPHRVDVRQGNYVDQEMVARLKKGMTREQVRFALGTPLVTDVFHADRWDYVYIFRPGRGEPQQRVLSVFFDGDKLDRVSGDVQSGDASGAAAAAQTERSRVIEIPPESKQ
- the fur gene encoding ferric iron uptake transcriptional regulator; translation: MSENSQNLKNIGLKATYPRLKILDLFQTSDLRHLTAEDVYRLLMAEGMDIGLATVYRVLTQFEQAGLLERHYFESGKAVFELKESGHHDHLVCVQCGKVEEFFDAEIERRQNQIAQERGFAVREHSLYLYADCLRKDCPNRKL
- the dapB gene encoding 4-hydroxy-tetrahydrodipicolinate reductase — translated: MNPLRIAVAGASGRMGRMLIEAVLNDCEVVLAAAFDRAGAPFVGRDAGELVGSACGVIITDDVRAAIAAADCVIDFTRPEGTLAHLGIARELGKAMVIGTTGFSAAEKEVIAAAAKDVPVVFAPNMAVGVNAVFKLLEVAARILNEGYDVEVIEAHHRFKVDAPSGTALRMGEVVARELGRNLEDCAIYGREGVTGERRPETIGFSTIRGGDVVGDHTVLFAGIGERIEITHKSGSRMPYALGSVRAARFLAGRKSGMFDMQDVLGLR